The nucleotide sequence CGCAGGTCGAGCAGCATCAGCCCGGAGAGGACGAGCATGCCGACGGGGGCCAGCACGCCCAATACGATCCAGGTTTGGGCGGAGCGGAGGCGTCGCGCGAGCAGGCGTGGCAGGGCCATCGACGGACACTCCCAAGCGTTGTCGTTGCTTGGTTTCTAACGCCCCAACCCTTTACCGGTACTTTGCGCCGACACGGTTCCGGGTCCATTGACACAGTCTTGGCTAACGCCGCGTTCGCGCGATAGCGAGTATCTTCGGCTATCGAGAGGAACGGGGTGGAAGCCCCGCCGCCCGCCTCACTGTCGCGATCGACCGTCCGGGTTGATCCGGAGCCCGCCGCATGACCCGGAGCACGAGGCCGGGTTGCCGGCGGTGGCCGAGGCGCGACGCCGCGGGGCCTGGCATCGCTGCGGGGCCCTCGGCTTCGAACGGGGCGTCCGCGCGCGGGCGACGAACGCCAAGCTTCGCCGCTTTGCCTTCCCGATGGGCCCGAGCCACGTCCCCGCCTGTCGCAGACGTGCGAGCACGTCCGCCTCGGACACGGCCGGATCCTTTCACGGGTTCGGCCACGCCTCAGGGGTGAGGAATGAGAGCAAGTCCTAGTCCACCCCCTCCGAGCGCGGGGATCCATCGCGGCGCGCCAATTCGGCTCGACCAAACCGCGTCGGCCGATCTCGGCGGCCGCGGCGCAGGCGTCCGGCAGGGCGAACGCCAGGTTGCCGCTCGTCGTCGAGTAGGCCGCCCGGACCGTCACGAGCGCGACCTCGCGCAGGCCGAGCCGGCGCTCCAGCATCGCCTGAGCGAGGTGCGGTTCCAGGCGTTCAGCCTGTGGTTCAGCCCTCGCGCCTTGCCGCCGGAGCGGGGGTTGCCGAGCCCCTCCTTCGTCTCGACGGACCCGACGCCGTGCGCCGCGCTGAGCCGTAGCGCCAAGGCCGGCGACCTCCGGCGACAGGCGGAAGTGCCGGTTCCCGAGCTTGTCCCCGACGTCCAGGAAGACGAGCGGGCGCTGTCGCAGCGCGCCGACCGCCGGCTGAGATCAGGCCCTTGCGGCGGCGCTCCAGGTTCTTCCGGCCGCCGAAGACCATCTTCCCGTCCAGGCGCTGGTTGCGGAGCTTGATGACCTCCCGGGCGGCGCAGTGCCGGATTCAGGCGTCGACGGCGTAGGGCTGCGACGGGGAATACGCGAGGCGCGCCTTGAGGAGGTCGCGTAGCTCCTCCTTCGTGCGATCGGAGGCGTTGGCGTAAGCCGAGCGCGGGGCGGTGGACTGGGTCGTGCGCCAGGCGGCGAGGACCTCGTGGCCGACGTCGTGTGGTACCGGAAGGCTTGCACGAGGCGAGATGCTCACGATCCGTGCCGATCAATCAAACCTCGGCCGGTATCGGGCGCGTGGGTTCGTCCCCGGTCCTTCCCGAGGCGTTAACGGGCTGCGCGTAATGCGCCGTCGCCCGATTCTTCCCGTTAGCTGTATCTTCCCCGTTCGGTGCCGCGGAAGCCCCTGCGCCCTGGCGACCGGCGCCGGGAGCCCGGGCGGGCGTCCCGGCGTTATCGGGCACCACCCTGCTCGGAGCCCTGGATGCTGAACCCGTTCTGTGCCGCGTTCCTCCTCGCCGTCGAGGCGCAGCGGGTCATCGAGTTGCGGCTGATGCGGATCGCCTGGGGCGGCGCGCAGGCGCAGGCGGAGATGGTGTCGATGGTCGGCGAGAAGGTCGTGGCCGCGATGGAGGCCGCCAACACGCTCATGACGGGCGGCTCGCACGACCAGGTCATCGCCCGCTACCGGGAACTGGTCGCGGACAACACGCGCCGCCTGACGGCCTGATGCTGCGGCTGGCGCCCGGAGGATGGACGCGGCCAAGCCGGTCAGGAGCCGCATCGTCGACATGCCGGACGGGCGCTTCGCCGTCATGGCGGTGCTCGCCTCCGGCAAGGTCTTCCGCCGCAAGCGGCTCGCGACCTTGGCCGAGGCCGAGGACGCCGTGGATTGCCTGCGCGCCGTCATGGCCGCGTGCGGGGCGCCGGTGGTCGTGGAAGCCTCGATCCGGGGCGGTGCATCGGTCAAGGTCCGGGTTGGCCAAGCCCTCGGGAGCGACGGGCCCTAGACCCTTCGAGACCGGCCTAGGATCTCGTGGAACGGGATCTCGAACAAAAGGCGCCCCGCCTCGTCGGCCACCACGAGAGCGTACCCGCATGGGTGCTCCCCGGTGCGCAGGAGATCGGCCGTCAAGCCGGGGATAGCGGCGCAAGCCTCAAGGTAGGCCGCCTCGGCGCTCGCGAGTTCAAGGCCGGTCTCGTCGGCCTCCAAGCGCCCTCGGGCGCGCACGTCGAAGTAGAACACCGGCATGAGTGCGCGCGTCCGCGTGCCCCCAGGGAAGCAACCCGCGTCGCGGCGTTTGGTCCCGCGCCGACCCGAACGCCGTCCGGGCGCGGGCCGAGGGCACTTGCTTTGCGCCCGCGAGCGCTCAGGCGCGCCCGTGGTGGAGCAGGCCGACCAGGTGACCTGATCCCCCGCGTGAGCGCGGGGGCTTCTCTCGGCCTGCATCGCGTGGTGCGCGATCGTGGCTGCCTTGGAAGCTCCTGCTTCCGGCCGCTGATGCGGCTCGATCCACGGGCTATCACCGCCGGTCCGGCGGCCGTGTTCTGCGATTGCGCGCGCGGATGTTGCGCGCGGCGTTGCTGTCACGATCGATCTCACTGTGAGGATCACCAAGAAGGATCCGGCTCAGGACCTGTTCGAGGTTCCAACCCGGTTCCGGCAAGGTCGCCCAAGGCAATCCCAACGCGATGCGCAGCCATGGCGGGGAGAGCCCTAGCCGCGCACCTGCTCCCTGGCGGCCACGTCCCCGACGAAGTCGAGGCAGCGCCTGCGCGCTTCCGGATCCGAGATTTTGACGAATGCCTGCAGCAGCGCCGAGGCTTCCGTCAGGACTGATGTTCCGCCCCCGTCCGGCGAATCTGCCTCGACCTGCTCCGAGATCAGCGCCGTCGTGACGTTCAGGGCGCGTGCGATCTCGTCGAGCACGCGCTGCGCGGAAGACGGCAGCCTATCCGCATCGTGAGCGTCGTCCGGAATATCAGGTTTGCGTCGGGTCATCCTCAATCCTCCCCCTCTCTCGAAGGCGCCTTCGCGTGGGTGCGCCATCGGTCAGCCTTGCATCACGAACGAGTCCGGGGTATCCCGACAAACCCGGAGCGAGACCGAACCGCCTACGACGATGGCTCCGGTCGGCACCGCGATCCCGGTGGTCGACGCCCGCCCTGGCTTCCTTCCGGACGGGAAAGCCGTTCCAGCCGGGGCGACGGTCACCGGCCGCGGTCCGAGCCGGGGACCTAGGCGGCAAGCGCCTCGGTGGTGGCTTGGTCGAGCCTACCTTTCCGGGCCGGCGTTCCAGGTCGTGTTTCGGCCTGCCCTCGACGACTTGCGCCGAAGCCCCGTCGGGCCGGATCCCGCAATGCTTGAAAATGGCGCCGATGCCCATGAGCGGGGCGAACGCGAGAATGGCCATATGGATGCCGAACCGCCCATCCACGGTGAGGCGGAGGCGAGGGAGCAGGGAAGAGCCGCGACGAGCAGGCGCGAGCCGGCATCTCCCTCCATCATGTACCTGGATGGTCGGATCGCGGCCATGGATCGCTCGATCGCCTTGTCCGGGGACGGGTTCCGCGACGCTTAGGAAGCAGATCAAGGCCACGCTTTGATCTGCATCAATCGTTGACATCCTCCCCGCCCTGAAGGGCGGGAATTCCTACCGTGTGTCAGGCCGCGAGGACCGACATCGCCTCGGCGGTTCCCCGGCCGACGCCCCTGCAGGCGAAGTGTCTCCACGGGCCAAGCGGGCGGGGCCCGCCCTTTCGACGTTGATCGCCGCCATGTCGTCGGCGTTGCCCGCGTGCCCGCACGCCACGCAGCGGGACACGGCCCGGCTCGGCCGGTTCGCCGCGTCGATGTGCCCGCACCCCGGGCAAGTCCGGCTGGTGTTGGCCGCCGGCATCCGGATGAGCCATCCGCCGCGCCAATCCTGCTTGTAGGCGAGCTGGCGCGCGAACCCGCCCCAGCCCTGATCCGGGATGTCCCTGTTCAGCCCAGACTTCTGCCGGACGTTCCGCCCTGGCTGTTCCACCGTCCTGGCCGCGCTCGCCGTCATGTTCCCGATCTTCAAATCCTCGATGCAGACCACCGCGTGGTTCTTGCTGATGGCGGCCGAGGCCTTGTGGATGACGTCGGAACGGCGTCGACCGCGGCAACGATCTGCTCGTCCGTGAACTCGGCGACCTTACGGAGAGCGAAGGTCGTGGACGGCGAATGGCCCTGCGGGCTCCGATCGAAGGCCCGAGCCCTCCAAGTGCTCGACCATCCCGAGTCAGTGATGCGCGCCATCGACGACGCCGCCGACGTAGGTTATCGAACAGATCTCAGCCGACCGCATACGATTTATCGCATGGCCGACGCAAAGGATAAGCGGGAACCAGTGATTTTGAAGACCGACAGGATTTCTTTGACTTCAGCCGAGCTGAATGCGTTGAGGACTTCTCTCAGACACGGGGAGACGCCGCTTGAATTCATAACTTCCGCTATCAACTCGGAGATTGCCCGGCGAGAGGGCAGGCCGCGCCGCGGCATGAAGGCCGTGCAGATCATGAAAGCGCCTCGCGGCGAGGCACGGCACGAGCTTAGGGAAGTCGAGATCATCGTCAGCCATCAGCCGGCGGAGTGAATCCGTTAAGCCCTTGAACACCCAGATCGGAATGCCCTGCAGCCTACCGCGCGTGTCCCGGTAGAAGGTCAGGTTCGTGACGTTGAGGGAGGGATGGTCGATGCGGTCGGCCAGCACCCGTGCGCCGTGGTGGTCGACTGGGATCGTGCCGGTCTGCGCTTCGTGGCGATCGATGCGCAATTGAAGTTGTTTCCATGCCTCGGAAAGCCTCCCCTACCGCCGCCTCTCCCTTTCGGCTCTCTAGCATCCTGTCGTCCACGTACTTTCCGCGGCCGCACGTCCTGGCCGCGCCCACCAACGCGCGAGAACATGTGGGCAACGCGCGCCGTTTCGTCTCCGCTGTGGATTACCGCAGCAGGTTGTCCGTTTGAGCGCCTGGGAGGCGGGCGTCCTATGTGCGGGCCGATGCGTCCCACCGCGCTTCCGGAACCCCGCCGAGCATGATCCAGCCGACCCGCATCAAGCCGCTCAACGACCTCCCCGCGCGGGAAGGCGCCCACGTCCTGTACTGGATGGGCTTGTCGCAGCGCGCCCGCTTCAACCCGGCCCTGGAGTACGCGGTCGAGGAGGCCAACCGGCTCGGGCTGCCGGTACTAGTCTGCTATGGCATCGCCGAAGGCTTCCCGGAGGTGAACGCCCGACACTGGGCCTTCCTCCTGGAAGGGATGGCCGAGGTCGGCCCAGCGCTCGCCAGGCGCGGCATCGCCTACGTCGCGCGTCGGCAGCCGCCGGTCGAGACCGCGCTGCTCTACGCGGCGGACGCCGCGCTCGTGGTCTGCGACCGCAACTACCTGAAGCCGGTGCGGCGCTTCTACGCCGATTTCGCCGCCCGAGCGCCCTGCCGGGTGGTGCAGGTCGAAGGAGAGGTTGTGGTGCCCGTCGAGACCGCCTCGCCCAAGCACGAGGTCGCGGCCCGCACCCTGCGGCCCAAGATCCGCCGGCTCCTGGCCGAGTACCTCGTGCCGCTGGAGGAACGGCCGGTCGCTCACCGTGCCGACCACCTCAGCTTCGAGAGCACGCTCGACCTCTCGAACGTGCCGAAGCTCGTGGCCAGCCTGAGGGCCGACCAGGGCGTGCGGCCGGTGCGCCGCTTCAAGGGCGGCACGTCCCACGCCGAGGCGACGCTGAGCCACTACCTCGATGCCCGCTTCAACCACTACGCCCAGGTGCGTGGCCGGCCGGAGGCAGGCGCGGCCTCGCACATGAGCCCCTACCTGCACTTCGGTCAGATCTCGCCCGTGGACATCGCGCTGAGGGTGCAGTCTGCAAGCACGGGCGGCGAGGACGACAAGACGGCCTACCTGGAGGAGCTCATCGTCCGGCGCGAGCTCGCGATGAACCACGTCTTCTACGAGCCGAACTACGACAGCTACGAGGCGGTCCCAGCGTGGGCGCGCAAGACGCTCGACGCGCACCGGGGCGACAAGCGGCCCTATCTCTACACGCCCGAGCAGTTCGAGCGCGGCGAGACGCACGACCGCTACTGGAACGCGGCGATGATGGAGATGCGCGAGACCGGCTACATGCACAACCACATGCGCATGTACTGGGGCAAGAAGATCCTGGAGTGGTCAGCCTCGCCCGAGGAGGCGTTCGAGACGGCGCTGCAGCTCAACAACAAGTTCTTCATCGACGGGCGCGACGCGAACTCCTTCACCAACGTGACGTGGCTCTTCGGCCTTCACGACCGGCCCTGGGGCCCGCGTCCGGTATACGGCAACGTACGCTCGCTCGGTGCCGCGACCCTCAAGAAGTTCGACGCCGACGGCTACGTGCGCGAGGTCGAGCGCCTCGCCGCCGCCGAGCGTGCCTGACCAGGCTCCTGGGGATCCGACTGCCTCGGGCGGCCCGGGGCCGCTGCCGCGCCGAGATCGAGCTTGAACTGGGCAATGGGCCGACTCACAACGGGATCACGACCGAACTGGACACCCACGGCATGGAAGGCGCGAGCGCGACATCCCCGGCACCGTTCCCGCAAGGCGGCGAGATGGCCGACCGCATCCGGGGACACGACTGGGCCGCGACCCCGCTCGGGCCCGTCGAGGCTTGGCCCGCGTCACTGGTCACCGCCGTCGGCATCGCGCTCGGCGGCGTTACCCCGATGGCGGTCTTCTGGGGACCCGACCTCGTCGTCCTCCACAACGATGCCTGGGCCGCGGTCGTCGGCGACAAGCATCCCGGGGCGCTGGGCCGGCCGGCGCGCGAGGTGTTCCCCGAGGCGTGGGACACCCTCGGGCCCCAGTTCGAAAGGGCGCTCTCCGGCGGGGGCGGCGTCGAGGTGCAGGACCAGCGCCTCGTCCTCGACCGCCGCGACGGGCCCGAGGACGCCTGGTTCACCTACGCCCTCAGCCCGGTCGCCGGACCCGACGGTACGATCGCCGGCGTCTTCAACGTGGCGCAGGAGACGACGAGGCGCGTTCGCGCCGCGGCCGGGCTGACCGCCAGCGAGGAGCGTTTCCGCAGCTTCGCCGAGAACTCCGCCGACGTGCTCTGGATCGCCGACCCCGCGGGCAACCGGCTGGAGTACCTGAGCCCCGCCTACGAGCGGGTCTGGGGTGACCGGCGCGAGCTCGTCATGGACGACCTCGGGCGCTGGGCCTCGCTCGTGCACCCCGAGGACCGGGAGCGCGCCTACGTGGCCATGCCGCGCCTCCTCGCAGGCGAGACGCTCACGGTTGAGTACCGCATCGTGCGTCCGGACGGGTGCGTCCGGTACATCCGTGACACCGGCTTCCCCATACGTGACGCCGGGGGCCGGCTCCGGCGCATCGGCGGCATCGCGCAGGACGTGACCGCCGAGCACGCCCGGGAGGAGGCGCTCCGCGCGAGCGAGGAGCAGTTCCGCGTCTTCGCCCAGGCCATGCCGAGCCACGTCTGGGCCGCCCGCCCCGACGGCCAGCTCTACTGGTTCAACGAGCAGGTTTACGCCTACAGCGGCGCGGCCGCCGGGACGCTCGACGGCACCGCCTGGACCGGCATCGTCCACCCGGACGAACGGGAGGAGGTCGAGCGAGCATGGCGGCGGTCCCACTCGACGGGCGGAGACTACGAGACCGAGTTCCGCATCCGCCGCGCAGACGGCGCCTACCGTTGGTTCCTGGTCCGCGGCAAGCCGGTGCGCGGCGGGAACGGCGCCGTCGCGCGGTGGGTCGGGACCTGTACCGACATCGACGACCGTAAGCGCGTCATGGCCGACCTCGTCCGCTTCAACGAGGCGTTGGAGGTGCGCATCGCCGAGCGCACGGCCGAGCACGACCGGGTCTGGCGCAACTCGCGCGACCTGCTCGTGGTGGTCGGCGTCGACGGCGTCTTCCGAGCGGTGAACCCGGCATGGCGGACGATTCTGGGCTACGAGCCGGCCGAGGTGGTGGGCCGGAGCTACCTGGAGTTCATCTGGCCCGAGGACCGTGTCGTCACGCGCACGGCCCTCGCCTACGCGGCCTCAAACGACGACCTGACCGCCTTCGAGAACCGATACCGGCATCGGGACGGCACGCCGCGCTGGATCTCCTGGCATACGGCAACCGAGGGCGACGTGGTCTACGCCTACGGGCGCGACGTCACCGCCGAGAAGGAGAGGGCCTCGGCGCTGGCCCAGGCCGAGGAGGCGCTGCGCCAGTCGCAGAAGCTGGAGGCCATCGGGCAATTGACCGGGGGCGTGGCCCACGACTTCAACAACCTGCTGACCATCATCCGCTCGTCCGTCGACTTCCTGCGCCGGCCCGACCTGGCCGAGGCGCGCAAGGCCCGCTACCTCGACGCGGTCTCCGACACGGTGGACCGCGCCGCCAAGCTCACCGGGCAGCTCCTCTCCTTCGCAAGGCGGCAGGCGCTCAAGCCCGAGGCGTTCGACGTTGCCGGGTGCCTGCGCGGCGTGGCCGAGATGCTCGACACCGTCACCGGCGCCCGTATCAGCGTCGTGCCCGAGCTCTCCGACGCCGCCTGCTTCGTGCGGGCCGACCGCAGCCAGTTCGAGACCGCGCTCGTCAACATGGCGGTGAACGCGCGCGACGCAATGGACGGTGAGGGCACGCTGACCCTGCGCCTGGCCTGCGGAGTCGGCAAGCCAGCCATCCGCGGACACGCCCCGGCATCCGGCCCCTTCGCCGCCGTGTCCCTGACCGACACCGGGTCCGGTATCCCGCCGGAGGTGGTCGGGCGCATCTTCGAGCCGTTCTTCACCACCAAGGACGTCGGCAAGGGAACCGGCCTCGGGCTGAGCCAGGTGTTCGGCTTCGCCAAGCAGTCGGGTGGCGACGTCGACGTCGTGAGCGCGCCCGGGCGCGGCTCGACCTTCACCCTCTACCTGCCCGAAACCTGGCCCTGCGCCTCCGGGGAGCCCCGTCCCACCGAGCCGGAAGCCGCCTCCGGCGGGACGGGCCAGCGCGTCCTGGTCGTCGAGGACAACGTCGAGGTCGGGCGCTTCGCCACCCAGATCCTGGAGGATCTCGGCTACGAGACGACGTGGGCGGCGAACGCCGATGAGGCGCTGGCGCTGCTTGGTCAGGACGGCTCCGGCTTCGACGCGGTGTTCTCGGACGTGGTGATGCCGGGCATGAACGGTGTCGAGCTCGCGCGCGAGATCCGGCGCCGCTTCCCTGGCCTGCCGGTGGTGCTGGCCTCCGGCTACAGCCACGTGCTCGCCCAAGAAGGCGGCCACGGCTTCGAGCTTCTGCACAAGCCTTACTCGGCCGGGCAGATCTCCCGCGTCCTGCAACGTGTCACCCGCCGTTCCCCTGCGCCGTGACTTAGTCAGCGGCGCGGGCTTGCCGCCACGGACGGGATGGCGAGCGCCGCGTGGGGGAGCGACTTCAGGGCGCCGCGATGAGCTCCTTGATGCGGGAGGCCAGCGCCTCCATCACGAAGGGCTTGGTCAGCACCGCCATCCCGGGCTCAAGGTGGCCGTTGCCCACCGCCGCGTTCTCGGCGTAGCCGGTGATGAACAGCACCTTGAGGTCTGGGCGGCCCACTCGTGCCGCGTCGGCCATCTGGCGCCCGTTCATGCCGCCCGGCAGGCCCACGTCGGTCACCAGCAGGTCGATGCGCACGTCGGATTGCAGCACCTTGAGCCCGGAGGCCGCGTCCGCCGCCTCGATGGCGGTGTAGCCCAGGTCCTCCAGCACCTCCGTGACCAGCATGCGGATGCTCGGCTCGTCATCCACGATGAGCACCGTCTCGCCCTGTTCGGCGCGCGGGGCGGACGCCAGATCCGGCAGGCTCTCGGTGCCTTCCGCGTCGCCGTAGTGGCGAGGCAGGTAGATGCACATTGTCGTGCCCTGGCCCACCTCCGAGTAGATGCGCACCTGACCGCCGGACTGGCGCGCGAACCCGTAGATCATCGACAGGCCGAGGCCAGTGCCCTGGCCGGTGGGCTTGGTGGTGAAGAAGGGGTCGAAAGCGCGCGCGATGACGTCCGGAGGCATCCCGGTGCCGGTGTCGGTGACGCACAGCGAGAGGTATTGCCCGGGCGGTAGCTCGCGGTCCTTGGCGGCGCGCTCGTCGAGCCACTTGTTGGCCGTCTCGATCGTGATGCGGCCGCCGTCCGGCATGGCGTCGCGGGCGTTGATGCAGAGGTTGAGCAGGGCGTTCTCAAGCTGCGGCGGGTCGACGAGCGCCGGCCAGAGACCGGCGGCGCCGACCACCTCGATATGGACGGACGGCCCCACGGTCCGGCGGATGAGCTCCTCCATGCCGTGGATGAGCGCGTTCACGTCCGTCGGCTTCGGGTCGAGCGTCTGCCGGCGCGAGAACGCGAGCAGACGATGGGTCAGGGCCGCCGCCCGCTTCGAGGCGCCCTGCGCGGCATTGATGTAGCGGTCGAGGTCGGTCAGCCGGCCCTGGCTCATCCGGGTTTGCAGGAGTTCGAGCGAGCCAGAGATGCCGGTGAGCAGGTTGTTGAAGTCGTGGGCGATGCCCCCGGTCAGTTGCCCGACCGCCTCCATCTTCTGCGACTGCCGGAGCGCCTCCTCGGTCCGCGTAAGCGCCTCGGCCGCCTCCCTCTCGGCCGTGACGTCGCGTCCGACCGCATGGATGAACGCCTCGTCCGGTACCGCCGTCCAGGACAGCCAGCGATAGCTGCCATCCTTGTGCCGATAGCGGTTCTCGAAGCGTAGCGTCCTGACGCCCTGCGCCAGCTTGCCGACCTCGGCGAGCGTCGCCGCCACGTCGTCCGGATGGACGAGGCTCATGAAGTCGCCCCCGAGCAGCTCGGCCTCGCTCCAGCCGAACAGCGTGGTCCAAGCCGGGTTCACGGCCTCGATGCGGGCCTTGAAGTCGGCGACGAGCATCACGTCGGTCGAGAGCAGCCACATGCGGTCGCGGTCGCGCGTTCGCTCCTCGACCTGCCGCTCCAGGCTGCCGGCAAGGCGCCTCAGCTCGGCCGCCGCCCGCTTCTGGTCGTCGATGTCGGTGTTGGTGCCGACCCAGCGCGTGACCCGCTCGGCGCCGTCCCGAACCGCTTCGCCCCTGACCAGGAACCAGCGGTACGCACCGTCCGCGCGCCGCAGCCGGTACTCGGCCTCGTAGACGCCCCCGGTTTCGCGGGCTCGGTCCCATGCCGTCGCGACCGGACCGACGTCATCCGGGTGGACGATGCGGGCCCAGGCATCGGGGCCGATAAGGCTCCCTGGCGGCTCGCCGCAATAGGCGTAGAACTGGTCGTTGAACCAGTACAGCGCGCCGTTCGGACGCGCGGCCCAGACCTGGTTCGGGATGGCCTGGGCGAAGACCCGGAACTGCTCCTCGCTCTCGCGCCGGCTCGCCTCGGCGCGGAAGCGCTCGATGGCCGCCCGGGTGCGCTCGGCGACGTCCCGGACGAAGGCGAGCTTGTCGGTCCGCCAGTCGCGCACCTGCCGGTCGTGCAGGAAGAACAGGGCCACGAGCCGGCCCTGCTCCACAACCGGCACGTTGATCAGGGCGCGGACGCCGATGGCCAGGAGCGGGCCCGGGTTGCCCGTGGTCCGCGGGTCGGTCGTCACGTCCTGGATGACGACCTCGCGTCCTTGCGCCAGGCCCGCCCGGACATCGCCGTACTCGTCGAAGCGGTGGCGGCCGGCGATGCTCGGCACGCCGGGCGCGGTCCAGTCCCGCTCGATCTCGATGAGTTCCAGCGCCTCGTCGACCGTGCCGTAGCCTGCCCGGTCCAGGACCAGCGTGCGCGCCATGATCTCGGCCCCGACGGCCGCCATCTCGGCGGTGTCGCGGCAGGCCTGGAGCCTGTCGCCGAACGCGATCAGCGCGTCCCTGAAGGATTCCTGCCGCCGGCGCTCGGTGAGGTCACGGGTGACGGTACCGTAGCCGGTGACGGCGCCGTGCGCGTCGCGGACCGGGAAGAGGGTGTAGTGGACCGGGACGGCGGCGCCGGTCGAGACGTTGCGGAACGCGAGGTCGCCTTCCCAGAAGCCACGCTCGCGCGCCGCCGGAAGCGCCACGTCCAACACCGTCGCCCTATCGCCGGGCTCGAAGAAGTCCACCACGTCGTAACGGCGAGCTTCCTCCAGGCTCGCGAGCCCGACCAGCCGGCGGCCGGCCTCGTTCACGAACTCGGCCCTGCCGTCGAGGTCCGCGACGCCGATGAAGTCGCTCGATTGCTCGACGAGCGCCGCCAGCCGTCGCGCCTGCGTCTCGGCTGCCCGGGCCTCCGTGATGTCGCGGACCGTGCCCACGAAGCGTACGGGCCTTCCGTC is from Methylobacterium radiodurans and encodes:
- a CDS encoding zinc ribbon domain-containing protein yields the protein MTASAARTVEQPGRNVRQKSGLNRDIPDQGWGGFARQLAYKQDWRGGWLIRMPAANTSRTCPGCGHIDAANRPSRAVSRCVACGHAGNADDMAAINVERAGPARLARGDTSPAGASAGEPPRRCRSSRPDTR
- a CDS encoding DUF6894 family protein; this translates as MPVFYFDVRARGRLEADETGLELASAEAAYLEACAAIPGLTADLLRTGEHPCGYALVVADEAGRLLFEIPFHEILGRSRRV
- a CDS encoding PAS domain S-box protein, whose product is MPRGGRPATVADVDYRAIFDSAVDFAIITTDHEGRVTAWNPGAERILGWSAEEMVGRPAATFFTPEDRAAGRPETEMRCAAETGRAADERWHLRRDGSRFWASGEIMRLRSPEGVDLGFLKILRDRTEATASEGETRRSRDELQVVTDALPVLISFIDKDHVYRFANRHYEIWFGRPASEILDRPVREVVGEEVYHARLPFMARALAGEDITFDALMPYRGGATRQSEIRFIPRRTAGGAVDGIFVMVTDIAERLAAQADLREAEDRLRLALEGAGTGIYDYDLVTGALTWDARTRALFGLSDDDPVSYEEAFLPGVHPDDRERADRTVQAAIGSREGFGIEYRVIGRRDGVERTLAAKGNTVFRDGRPVRFVGTVRDITEARAAETQARRLAALVEQSSDFIGVADLDGRAEFVNEAGRRLVGLASLEEARRYDVVDFFEPGDRATVLDVALPAARERGFWEGDLAFRNVSTGAAVPVHYTLFPVRDAHGAVTGYGTVTRDLTERRRQESFRDALIAFGDRLQACRDTAEMAAVGAEIMARTLVLDRAGYGTVDEALELIEIERDWTAPGVPSIAGRHRFDEYGDVRAGLAQGREVVIQDVTTDPRTTGNPGPLLAIGVRALINVPVVEQGRLVALFFLHDRQVRDWRTDKLAFVRDVAERTRAAIERFRAEASRRESEEQFRVFAQAIPNQVWAARPNGALYWFNDQFYAYCGEPPGSLIGPDAWARIVHPDDVGPVATAWDRARETGGVYEAEYRLRRADGAYRWFLVRGEAVRDGAERVTRWVGTNTDIDDQKRAAAELRRLAGSLERQVEERTRDRDRMWLLSTDVMLVADFKARIEAVNPAWTTLFGWSEAELLGGDFMSLVHPDDVAATLAEVGKLAQGVRTLRFENRYRHKDGSYRWLSWTAVPDEAFIHAVGRDVTAEREAAEALTRTEEALRQSQKMEAVGQLTGGIAHDFNNLLTGISGSLELLQTRMSQGRLTDLDRYINAAQGASKRAAALTHRLLAFSRRQTLDPKPTDVNALIHGMEELIRRTVGPSVHIEVVGAAGLWPALVDPPQLENALLNLCINARDAMPDGGRITIETANKWLDERAAKDRELPPGQYLSLCVTDTGTGMPPDVIARAFDPFFTTKPTGQGTGLGLSMIYGFARQSGGQVRIYSEVGQGTTMCIYLPRHYGDAEGTESLPDLASAPRAEQGETVLIVDDEPSIRMLVTEVLEDLGYTAIEAADAASGLKVLQSDVRIDLLVTDVGLPGGMNGRQMADAARVGRPDLKVLFITGYAENAAVGNGHLEPGMAVLTKPFVMEALASRIKELIAAP
- a CDS encoding deoxyribodipyrimidine photo-lyase, which produces MIQPTRIKPLNDLPAREGAHVLYWMGLSQRARFNPALEYAVEEANRLGLPVLVCYGIAEGFPEVNARHWAFLLEGMAEVGPALARRGIAYVARRQPPVETALLYAADAALVVCDRNYLKPVRRFYADFAARAPCRVVQVEGEVVVPVETASPKHEVAARTLRPKIRRLLAEYLVPLEERPVAHRADHLSFESTLDLSNVPKLVASLRADQGVRPVRRFKGGTSHAEATLSHYLDARFNHYAQVRGRPEAGAASHMSPYLHFGQISPVDIALRVQSASTGGEDDKTAYLEELIVRRELAMNHVFYEPNYDSYEAVPAWARKTLDAHRGDKRPYLYTPEQFERGETHDRYWNAAMMEMRETGYMHNHMRMYWGKKILEWSASPEEAFETALQLNNKFFIDGRDANSFTNVTWLFGLHDRPWGPRPVYGNVRSLGAATLKKFDADGYVREVERLAAAERA
- a CDS encoding hybrid sensor histidine kinase/response regulator; this translates as MADRIRGHDWAATPLGPVEAWPASLVTAVGIALGGVTPMAVFWGPDLVVLHNDAWAAVVGDKHPGALGRPAREVFPEAWDTLGPQFERALSGGGGVEVQDQRLVLDRRDGPEDAWFTYALSPVAGPDGTIAGVFNVAQETTRRVRAAAGLTASEERFRSFAENSADVLWIADPAGNRLEYLSPAYERVWGDRRELVMDDLGRWASLVHPEDRERAYVAMPRLLAGETLTVEYRIVRPDGCVRYIRDTGFPIRDAGGRLRRIGGIAQDVTAEHAREEALRASEEQFRVFAQAMPSHVWAARPDGQLYWFNEQVYAYSGAAAGTLDGTAWTGIVHPDEREEVERAWRRSHSTGGDYETEFRIRRADGAYRWFLVRGKPVRGGNGAVARWVGTCTDIDDRKRVMADLVRFNEALEVRIAERTAEHDRVWRNSRDLLVVVGVDGVFRAVNPAWRTILGYEPAEVVGRSYLEFIWPEDRVVTRTALAYAASNDDLTAFENRYRHRDGTPRWISWHTATEGDVVYAYGRDVTAEKERASALAQAEEALRQSQKLEAIGQLTGGVAHDFNNLLTIIRSSVDFLRRPDLAEARKARYLDAVSDTVDRAAKLTGQLLSFARRQALKPEAFDVAGCLRGVAEMLDTVTGARISVVPELSDAACFVRADRSQFETALVNMAVNARDAMDGEGTLTLRLACGVGKPAIRGHAPASGPFAAVSLTDTGSGIPPEVVGRIFEPFFTTKDVGKGTGLGLSQVFGFAKQSGGDVDVVSAPGRGSTFTLYLPETWPCASGEPRPTEPEAASGGTGQRVLVVEDNVEVGRFATQILEDLGYETTWAANADEALALLGQDGSGFDAVFSDVVMPGMNGVELAREIRRRFPGLPVVLASGYSHVLAQEGGHGFELLHKPYSAGQISRVLQRVTRRSPAP